A single genomic interval of Lathyrus oleraceus cultivar Zhongwan6 chromosome 7, CAAS_Psat_ZW6_1.0, whole genome shotgun sequence harbors:
- the LOC127104918 gene encoding uncharacterized protein LOC127104918 gives MTGATGRLRPRREDSGSSTEDATIARLPVGDGSVRDGTEHASSSGQVDFSWVADEPLEEESDFCDEAVIAYAMVETISREDPPNWYCCAPKEEDRICHHFPGKQFTMYEFAFREAGIRLPFNSFQMSVFKWLRLAPSQLHPNALAFMRAFELVCQFLGIGCTRALFFHVFHLQRSGSRGRHSWVSFKQPVRLFKTYEDSVRHFKNRWYVVMPITRAALHSLYYYQRTPNGEETLMSKIPLRWQRDHFDLSTAHYRVKYAMLGEEDRLAYKKLVDYVQSFSLGFWANRQGVPYLDEAGELITEARYINTKALLECDTEEEALALLSAMPNARDRVLKLANQVGAPDRVPKKKKKTVARPLETAGDAGASPSQAASVIPSSPPRSNPINIPDSSPSPAASPLHKRKRPAGALTRSSPGSSHGPGSYLLPPCYVERSFFKAEESIAVPAPEAKAILDQDVAARRKDLARDIAAVIRVMETAMVLTDTSVSTASLEDALLQVRTEKERLSQDLSDYKEEHQLQEGLSQKLEEVEKERDQLKAAKASLEEQVVDHQKLTEDNACLRAQVESLEGKVRPLADETEEEHALGSRGELLGHIRTLNQDLVACFKEGFDNAVEQLGLLNPELGTDEVSGFVPVGIEARVRCSNPGPEAWALPSRAGCPASPGTSTLSLGQDPNRRGGLCLSCDPGSFPGLVVPPWGFGDEERGRTCHVSPWCI, from the exons ATGACAG GTGCTACCGGGCGCTTACGACCGAGGAGGGAAGATTCTGGGTCCTCCACCGAAGACGCGACAATCGCTCGTCTCCCTGTCGGGGATGGGAGTGTCCGAGATGGTACCGAACACGCCTCCTCTTCCGGGCAGGTCGACTTCTCATGGGTTGCGGACGAGCCCTTGGAGGAGGAATCAGACTTCTGTGACGAGGCCGTCATTGCTTACGCTATGGTCGAGACCATAAGCCGGGAGGATCCACCGAACTGGTATTGCTGCGCCCCCAAGGAAGAAGACCGCATTTGCCATCATTTCCCGGGGAAGCAGTTCACCATGTATGAATTTGCTTTCCGTGAGGCGGGGATTAGACTGCCCTTCAACTCCTTCCAGATGTCGGTCTTCAAGTGGCTCCGGCTGGCGCCGTCCCAACTACATCCTAATGCTCTCGCATTTATGCGGGCATTCGAGTTAGTTTGCCAGTTCCTCGGCATTGGTTGCACCCGGGCTCTCTTCTTCCACGTTTTCCATCTCCAGAGGTCCGGTTCCCGTGGTCGCCACAGTTGGGTTTCTTTCAAGCAGCCCGTGCGTCTGTTCAAGACGTACGAGGATTCTGTTCGCCATTTCAAAAACCGGTGGTACGTGGTGATGCCGATTACCCGGGCTGCCCTTCACTCTCTATACTACTATCAGCGGACACCCAATGGGGAGGAGACGCTGATGTCGAAGATACCGCTGAGGTGGCAGCGTGATCATTTCGATCTCTCCACGGCGCATTACCGAGTCAAGTATGCGATGCTCGGCGAGGAGGATAGGCTCGCGTACAAGAAGCTGGTCGATTACGTGCAGAGCTTCAGCTTGGGGTTCTGGGCGAATCGACAGGGCGTGCCCTACCTGGATGAGGCCGGGGAACTAATCACCGAGGCGCGTTATATCAATACGAAGGCTCTGCTCGAGTGTGATACCGAGGAGGAAGCTCTGGCGTTATTGA GTGCCATGCCCAATGCTCGTGATCGGGTGCTGAAGCTAGCGAATCAGGTCGGCGCTCCTGACCGGGtgcccaagaagaagaagaaaactgtGGCCCGTCCCTTGGAGACTGCTGGCGATGCCGGGGCTAGTCCCTCGCAGGCGGCGAGCGTGATTCCTTCCTCTCCTCCTCGATCTAACCCGATCAACATTCCTGATAGCAGTCCGTCGCCAGCGGCTTCTCCCCTCCATAAACGGAAGCGTCCGGCTGGGGCCCTTACCAGGTCGTCTCCAGGAAGTTCGCATGGACCGGGCAGCTATCTTCTACCTCCCTGCTATGTGGAACGGTCGTTCTTCAAGGCCGAGGAGTCGATTGCTGTGCCTGCGCCTGAGGCCAAGGCTATTCTGGACCAGGATGTTGCTGCCCGGAGGAAAGATCTGGCCAGGGATATTGCTGCTGTCATCCGGGTGATGGAGACGGCCATGGTTTTGACCGACACTTCGGTCTCCACCGCCTCGCTGGAGGATGCCCTTTTGCAGGTTCGGACGGAGAAGGAAAGACTATCTCAAGATCTGTCGGACTACAAAGAAGAGCATCAGCTGCAGGAAGGGCTGAGCCAGAAGCTGGAGGAGGTGGAAAAGGAGAGGGACCAGTTGAAGGCTGCTAAGGCGAGCTTGGAAGAGCAGGTGGTCGACCATCAGAAGCTGACCGAGGACAACGCTTGCCTACGGGCTCAGGTTGAGTCTCTCGAGGGAAAGGTCCGTCCTCTGGCAGATGAGACCGAGGAGGAACACGCCCTTGGTTCGCGCGGTGAGCTGCTAGGGCATATTCGGACTCTCAACCAAGATCTCGTGGCCTGCTTCAAAGAGGGTTTCGACAATGCTGTCGAGCAGCTCGGGCTTCTGAACCCTGAGTTG GGAACCGACGAAGTGTCGGGCTTTGTGCCCGTGGGTATCGAGGCCCGGGTCCGTTGTTCGAACCCTGGTCCCGAGGCTTGGGCCCTCCCATCGCGAGCTGGGTGCCCTGCCAGTCCTGGTACTTCGACGTTGAGTCTTGGTCAAGATCCCAACCGTCGGGGAGGGTTGTGTTTGTCATGTGACCCCGGATCGTTCCCGGGTCTCGTGGTTCCTCCCTGGGGTTTTGGGGACGAAGAGCGTGGTCGTACCTGCCACGTCTCCCCGTGGTGTATTTAG